In Acaryochloris marina S15, a single genomic region encodes these proteins:
- a CDS encoding CHAD domain-containing protein — protein MRTQSSSHTKATKTKIPKFDAQLSLGEVAYWAIQKHVKKSTKYQDGVLADRNPENLHQMRVGMRRLRTAIDVFGPAIDLPDAAQRSNITKIARQLGKVRDLDVLQLWFQHYLSIASTSTDEGVQIQHVLERLNKRRQKKFSQLPKLFKSKIYRQFVAAYGDWLKKPQFQSVAAMPVLDVVPDLLLPLLSQLFLHPGWLVATETLEGRIYPMVGMSMETLDQVFAQEGPDLHDLRKQMKRVRYQTEFFIPFFGQTYQAQTQGFRSLQELLGVFQDEAVLSEFLVGELGIYWSDQLPSLAKLLQEERFRNWKKWQALQLKYLDPKFRRTLSRRVMSPSFEFMATGSQPN, from the coding sequence ATGAGAACTCAATCCTCATCTCATACCAAAGCGACAAAAACGAAAATTCCAAAGTTCGATGCCCAATTATCTTTGGGCGAAGTGGCCTATTGGGCGATTCAAAAACATGTGAAGAAGTCCACAAAATATCAAGATGGGGTGTTAGCAGATCGCAATCCAGAAAATTTGCACCAAATGCGAGTGGGCATGAGGCGTTTGAGGACGGCTATCGATGTATTTGGCCCAGCTATCGATCTACCTGATGCTGCTCAGCGCTCCAACATCACAAAAATTGCTAGGCAATTAGGGAAGGTCCGGGATTTAGATGTCTTGCAACTCTGGTTTCAGCATTATTTATCCATTGCGAGTACGAGTACTGATGAAGGCGTACAGATTCAGCATGTTTTAGAGCGATTGAACAAACGCCGTCAGAAGAAGTTCTCACAACTTCCTAAGTTATTTAAAAGCAAAATCTATCGTCAGTTTGTTGCTGCTTATGGGGATTGGCTAAAAAAACCACAATTCCAAAGTGTTGCAGCAATGCCTGTGTTAGACGTGGTTCCGGATTTGTTATTGCCTCTTCTTAGCCAACTCTTTTTGCATCCAGGGTGGTTGGTGGCTACTGAGACTCTTGAAGGGCGGATCTATCCGATGGTTGGTATGAGTATGGAAACCTTAGATCAGGTTTTTGCCCAAGAGGGGCCCGATCTGCATGACTTGCGAAAACAAATGAAACGGGTGCGTTATCAAACAGAGTTTTTTATTCCTTTTTTTGGACAGACTTATCAGGCTCAAACCCAAGGATTTAGATCTTTACAGGAATTATTGGGAGTATTTCAAGATGAGGCCGTCTTAAGTGAGTTCTTGGTGGGAGAATTGGGAATATATTGGTCAGATCAGCTGCCTTCTCTAGCTAAACTCTTGCAAGAGGAGCGGTTTAGAAATTGGAAAAAATGGCAAGCCCTACAGCTGAAGTATTTGGACCCAAAATTCCGCCGGACCCTAAGCCGCCGCGTGATGTCACCCTCCTTCGAATTCATGGCTACCGGATCTCAGCCTAATTAG
- a CDS encoding PstS family phosphate ABC transporter substrate-binding protein, with the protein MNLLRYVSLAFLVASVSACTGSDTPSDSSSSTGSDADLSGKITVDGSSTVLLISEAMAEEFQAVNKDVKITVGKSGTGGGFKKFCTGKTEISDASRPIKQKEIDLCAEGGVEYVEIPVAFDALSVVVNKDNDWAACMTVDELKTGWEKAAQGKISKWNQINPKYPDAPLTLLGPGTDSGTFDYFNEAITGEEGSRGDFATSEDDNTIVRGVAGDKNAMGYFGYAYYEENKDTLKAVEVDGGDGCVAPSDATVLDGTYSPLARPLFIYVSKSALDRPEVKAFIEFYMDVKNKELVTEVGYFPLPDDIYGKALARVQEGKTGTAFPGGKTVGVKLADVL; encoded by the coding sequence ATGAATTTGTTACGCTATGTTTCCCTAGCTTTTTTGGTTGCTAGCGTATCTGCTTGTACAGGTAGTGATACCCCCAGTGATAGCTCTTCTAGCACTGGCTCTGATGCTGATCTATCAGGGAAGATTACGGTGGATGGATCTAGTACTGTCCTGCTTATCTCTGAAGCCATGGCTGAAGAATTTCAGGCTGTTAATAAAGATGTCAAGATTACCGTTGGAAAATCGGGTACAGGTGGGGGTTTCAAGAAATTCTGTACCGGTAAAACTGAAATTTCTGATGCATCCCGCCCCATCAAGCAAAAAGAGATTGATTTATGTGCCGAGGGTGGCGTTGAGTACGTAGAAATCCCCGTTGCCTTTGATGCACTGTCAGTCGTGGTCAACAAGGACAATGACTGGGCTGCATGCATGACCGTAGACGAGTTAAAGACGGGCTGGGAAAAGGCTGCACAAGGCAAGATCAGTAAGTGGAATCAAATCAATCCCAAGTATCCAGATGCACCATTGACCTTACTAGGCCCTGGTACTGACTCCGGTACGTTTGACTATTTCAATGAAGCCATCACTGGCGAGGAAGGTAGCCGAGGCGATTTCGCCACCAGTGAAGACGACAACACCATTGTTCGTGGAGTTGCGGGTGACAAAAATGCCATGGGCTATTTTGGCTATGCCTACTATGAAGAGAACAAAGATACTCTCAAAGCAGTTGAAGTGGATGGAGGCGATGGATGTGTCGCCCCTAGTGATGCCACTGTTTTAGATGGGACTTACTCTCCTCTTGCCCGTCCCCTCTTTATCTATGTCAGCAAGTCCGCCCTGGATCGTCCAGAGGTCAAGGCTTTTATCGAGTTCTATATGGATGTCAAGAATAAAGAGCTGGTGACAGAGGTGGGTTACTTCCCCTTGCCCGACGATATCTACGGCAAAGCTTTGGCTCGTGTTCAGGAAGGTAAGACAGGCACTGCTTTCCCTGGCGGAAAGACCGTTGGTGTTAAGCTCGCCGACGTCCTCTAA
- the pstC gene encoding phosphate ABC transporter permease subunit PstC yields the protein MWKPKRAFSIWSERLVKYIFASFALISVATTAGIVGTLIFETIEFFKEIPLIRFLTDTQWTPLFSDQFGIFVLISATFMTSLIALLVALPIGLLAAICLSEYASPKIRKWLKPALEILAGIPTVVYGYFALLFVTPLLQSIVPGLKIFNSLSAGLVMGFAIMPLVASLSEDAIYAVPQSLRQGSYALGTTKRETVTGVVLPAALSGIVASCVLAISRAVGETMIVTVAAGASPVLTLDPRVSVQTMTSFIVQATFGDNPVGTIGYKTLFVVGMTLFLITFCLNMFSFWFVRRFQEKYE from the coding sequence ATGTGGAAACCGAAGCGGGCTTTTAGCATTTGGTCTGAACGACTTGTAAAATACATATTTGCTAGCTTTGCTTTAATTTCCGTTGCCACCACGGCAGGTATTGTTGGCACCCTAATTTTCGAGACCATAGAGTTTTTCAAAGAGATCCCCTTGATTCGGTTTTTAACCGACACTCAATGGACGCCCTTGTTTAGTGATCAATTCGGCATCTTTGTTTTAATCAGCGCCACCTTCATGACCTCGCTGATCGCATTGTTGGTCGCTTTGCCGATTGGCCTATTGGCTGCCATCTGCCTGAGTGAATATGCCTCACCCAAAATTCGGAAGTGGTTGAAACCAGCCTTGGAAATCTTGGCTGGCATCCCCACCGTGGTCTATGGCTATTTTGCTTTGCTATTCGTCACCCCATTGCTACAGAGTATCGTTCCAGGCTTAAAGATTTTCAACTCTCTTAGTGCTGGTTTGGTCATGGGATTCGCCATTATGCCTTTAGTGGCATCTCTTAGTGAAGATGCCATTTATGCGGTTCCTCAAAGCCTCCGGCAGGGATCCTATGCTCTGGGAACAACAAAACGAGAAACCGTCACAGGGGTAGTCTTACCCGCCGCTTTATCGGGAATCGTGGCGTCTTGTGTATTGGCTATCTCCCGAGCAGTGGGTGAAACCATGATCGTGACCGTAGCTGCAGGCGCTTCCCCGGTGCTGACGTTAGATCCTCGAGTGTCTGTTCAGACCATGACTTCTTTTATTGTCCAGGCGACCTTTGGTGATAATCCCGTCGGTACGATTGGCTATAAAACATTATTTGTCGTCGGCATGACGCTCTTTCTGATTACCTTTTGCCTAAACATGTTTAGCTTCTGGTTTGTTCGCCGTTTCCAGGAGAAATACGAATGA
- the pstA gene encoding phosphate ABC transporter permease PstA: MTLSNPSNLSDLPGSGNEQFKPALKTRYRWDRIFELLTWLATLISLVVLVTLLFDVMSDGLSSIDLDFIKNPPSRKAERAGLWPALMGTVWLLGITAAFAFPIGVGSGIFLEEFAPDNWFTRAIEINVGNLAAVPSIVYGLLGLTVFVDILRPITGGTSVLAGGLTLALLILPIIIVSTREALRAVPSSLRQGGFALGATRWQVIRELVFAQSLPGILTGTILALSRAIGETAPILVVGAAGYIAFAPPLSLEGLQSDFTALPIQVYVWISRAQKSFEPIAAGGILVLLVVLLLMNTTAILLRNKFQNQKL, from the coding sequence ATGACTTTGTCGAATCCCAGTAATTTATCCGATCTTCCAGGCAGTGGAAATGAGCAGTTTAAGCCTGCGTTGAAAACCCGCTATCGGTGGGATCGTATTTTTGAACTACTCACCTGGCTTGCCACCCTTATTAGTTTGGTGGTGTTGGTGACGTTGCTCTTCGATGTAATGAGTGATGGCCTCAGTAGTATTGACTTAGACTTTATAAAAAATCCACCGTCCCGTAAGGCCGAGCGTGCAGGACTATGGCCCGCTCTGATGGGTACTGTTTGGCTTCTGGGAATCACGGCAGCATTCGCATTCCCCATTGGGGTGGGGTCTGGCATCTTTTTAGAAGAGTTTGCACCTGATAATTGGTTTACTCGAGCGATTGAGATTAATGTTGGCAATTTAGCGGCAGTGCCCTCCATTGTGTATGGTCTTTTGGGGCTGACGGTTTTTGTGGACATTTTGCGACCCATTACCGGTGGCACTAGCGTATTAGCAGGAGGCCTGACCCTCGCTTTACTAATCTTGCCGATCATCATTGTGAGTACGCGAGAAGCCTTGCGAGCAGTCCCTAGCAGTTTGCGCCAGGGAGGATTTGCCCTGGGAGCAACCCGTTGGCAAGTGATTCGTGAGTTAGTTTTTGCTCAATCTCTTCCCGGTATCTTGACCGGAACCATTCTGGCCCTGTCCCGTGCCATCGGTGAAACGGCTCCTATCTTGGTGGTGGGTGCTGCAGGGTATATTGCTTTTGCACCGCCTCTATCTCTAGAAGGTTTGCAGTCTGACTTTACGGCACTACCTATCCAAGTTTATGTCTGGATTTCCCGTGCTCAGAAAAGCTTTGAGCCCATTGCAGCTGGGGGTATCCTAGTTTTGTTAGTAGTGTTACTGCTGATGAATACAACGGCTATTCTTCTGCGTAATAAGTTCCAGAATCAAAAACTATAG
- the pstB gene encoding phosphate ABC transporter ATP-binding protein PstB, producing MTSDSRPVTEQPALKMEGVSVYYGSTPAVREVFLDIPANQITAFIGPSGCGKSTVLRCFNRTNDLIPSAKVKGNVFFRGVNLYSKKVDPVEVRRRIGMVFQKPNPFPKSIYENIAFGARINGFQGDMDQLVERSLRKAAIWDEVKDKLKQSGLSLSGGQQQRLCIARAIAIQPEVILMDEPCSALDPISTLRIEELMQELKEQYTIVIVTHNMQQASRVSDKTAFFNAEPTEQGGKLGYLVEFNDTVTIFTNPKQDYTRDYVSGRFG from the coding sequence ATGACCTCTGATTCCAGACCAGTCACTGAACAGCCCGCGCTAAAGATGGAAGGAGTTTCCGTTTATTACGGTTCTACCCCGGCTGTTCGTGAAGTTTTTCTAGATATTCCAGCTAATCAAATTACGGCTTTCATTGGGCCTTCTGGTTGTGGCAAAAGCACCGTTTTGCGCTGTTTTAATCGCACAAATGATTTGATCCCTAGTGCGAAGGTCAAGGGCAATGTCTTTTTCCGAGGCGTTAATCTCTATAGCAAGAAAGTCGACCCGGTTGAAGTCCGACGCCGGATTGGTATGGTATTTCAAAAGCCGAATCCCTTTCCTAAGTCTATCTACGAAAATATTGCCTTCGGCGCTCGCATCAATGGCTTTCAGGGCGATATGGATCAGTTGGTAGAACGCTCTTTGCGTAAGGCTGCCATTTGGGATGAGGTGAAGGATAAGCTCAAGCAGAGTGGGTTATCTCTGTCTGGAGGTCAGCAGCAGCGGTTATGTATTGCTCGTGCGATCGCAATCCAACCCGAAGTCATCCTTATGGACGAACCCTGCTCAGCCCTGGATCCCATTTCAACCCTGCGAATTGAAGAACTGATGCAGGAACTAAAAGAGCAGTACACCATTGTGATCGTCACTCACAACATGCAGCAGGCGTCTCGGGTTTCAGACAAGACCGCCTTTTTCAATGCGGAACCCACTGAGCAAGGCGGCAAGCTGGGGTATTTGGTGGAATTTAACGATACCGTCACCATCTTCACCAATCCCAAGCAAGACTACACCCGCGATTACGTCTCAGGTCGGTTTGGTTAG
- a CDS encoding calcium-binding protein: MALFEGTGDISSVVADFQAALGGSNNGNTFGPVANGRREINWDANIVPFDMPADFFNKTVTRGAEFLTNAGSEFRVSNPDPSDPGAPDDEFDSLNSTYPDQFDTFSEFRLFTPSGSNVTEVEFFVPGSDVRATSSGFGAVFTDVDLADSTKIEYFDIDGNLLQSEFVNPDPQGLSFLGATFAEGNLYKVKITSGNTPIGADDDPANGVDVVVIDDLIYGEPQAAETQDGDDKDNVLTGTPGGEFIRGFGGNDAILAFGGNDIVQGGDGNDVISGGDGNDFLDGGAGDDTVIGDKGDDTKLGGDGNDRIIWNDGDGSDRIDGGADQDTVEVNGSPDQGDEFEVAAGASDVLFKRVNLGQFDLDISTVETLEVNSDSGDDQFTVGDLSGTGLENVVFNAGDGNDVLDGAGATTDLQALGGNGDDTLTTGSGNDFLAGGNGDDQLLGGAGDDTLRGGNGNDLIDGGSGNDTADFSDIPFEIRADLNAGNAQYDVAPGVTVGDTLVGIENLTGSTFNDRLAGDRKANILDGGDGNDTLMGRRGADTLLGGKGDDDLIGGRGADRLVGGTDRDILLGNRGADDLNGGTGNDLMRGGRGADVYRFESDLLDGISDRDVILDFQAQDSFNFDDYLGSGGSITFSRVTGGLNIDLSGEDSIRVFGSRSAINAAEAQLEALV; the protein is encoded by the coding sequence ATGGCTTTATTTGAAGGAACAGGCGATATTTCGTCTGTGGTGGCCGATTTTCAGGCAGCATTAGGTGGGTCGAATAATGGCAATACGTTTGGCCCAGTTGCCAACGGCAGACGGGAAATCAATTGGGATGCCAATATTGTCCCTTTTGATATGCCTGCCGATTTTTTCAACAAAACCGTTACCCGGGGTGCAGAATTTTTGACCAACGCGGGTTCTGAGTTCCGGGTGAGCAACCCAGATCCGAGTGATCCAGGTGCCCCCGACGATGAATTTGACAGTCTCAACTCCACCTACCCGGATCAGTTCGATACCTTTAGCGAATTTCGACTGTTTACCCCTTCGGGGTCCAACGTCACAGAGGTAGAATTTTTTGTGCCCGGTTCCGATGTTCGAGCGACGTCTAGTGGGTTTGGAGCAGTCTTTACGGATGTTGATTTAGCGGACAGCACTAAGATTGAGTACTTTGATATCGATGGCAATCTCTTGCAGTCTGAGTTTGTTAACCCAGATCCTCAAGGGTTGTCTTTCTTGGGAGCGACCTTTGCAGAAGGCAATTTATACAAAGTTAAAATTACTAGCGGCAATACCCCCATTGGCGCAGATGATGATCCTGCTAATGGAGTAGATGTAGTTGTCATTGATGACCTGATCTACGGGGAACCCCAAGCAGCCGAAACTCAGGATGGTGATGACAAGGACAATGTCCTTACTGGGACTCCAGGAGGAGAGTTTATCCGAGGTTTTGGGGGTAACGATGCCATTCTCGCCTTTGGTGGTAATGACATTGTCCAAGGGGGCGATGGCAACGATGTTATTAGCGGGGGAGACGGCAACGACTTCCTGGATGGAGGCGCTGGTGATGACACCGTGATCGGTGACAAAGGGGATGACACCAAACTCGGGGGTGATGGCAACGATCGGATTATTTGGAATGATGGGGATGGATCTGATCGGATTGATGGCGGTGCCGATCAAGATACCGTCGAAGTCAATGGCAGCCCTGATCAAGGCGATGAATTTGAAGTGGCCGCTGGAGCCAGTGATGTCTTGTTTAAACGGGTCAATCTGGGCCAATTCGACCTCGATATCAGTACCGTTGAGACCCTAGAAGTGAATAGCGATAGCGGAGACGACCAGTTCACCGTGGGTGACCTTTCTGGCACTGGACTAGAAAATGTGGTGTTCAATGCGGGAGACGGTAACGATGTCCTAGATGGTGCAGGTGCAACCACTGATCTGCAGGCACTAGGTGGCAATGGCGACGATACCTTAACCACAGGCTCAGGGAATGATTTTCTTGCGGGTGGCAATGGCGATGACCAGCTCCTCGGTGGTGCAGGAGACGATACCCTCCGAGGCGGCAATGGTAATGATCTAATCGATGGTGGTAGTGGCAATGATACGGCTGATTTTAGTGACATTCCCTTTGAAATCAGAGCTGATTTAAATGCGGGTAATGCTCAATACGATGTGGCTCCCGGTGTAACCGTTGGGGACACCTTAGTTGGTATTGAGAATCTGACGGGCAGCACTTTCAATGACCGATTAGCAGGAGATCGCAAGGCCAATATTTTAGATGGTGGAGATGGCAACGATACCTTAATGGGTCGCCGAGGAGCCGATACGCTTCTGGGAGGCAAAGGGGATGACGACTTAATCGGTGGCAGAGGGGCCGATAGGCTGGTTGGTGGCACTGATAGAGATATCTTGCTGGGAAATCGAGGCGCTGATGACCTCAATGGAGGGACCGGCAATGATCTGATGCGAGGCGGTCGAGGCGCTGATGTTTATCGGTTTGAAAGTGATCTCCTAGACGGCATCTCTGATCGTGATGTTATTCTGGACTTCCAAGCACAGGATTCCTTCAATTTCGATGATTACCTGGGATCTGGTGGATCCATTACTTTCTCGCGAGTTACGGGCGGCTTAAATATTGATTTGAGCGGAGAGGATAGCATTAGGGTTTTTGGCAGCCGAAGTGCCATTAATGCTGCGGAAGCCCAACTGGAAGCGCTGGTCTAA